Below is a genomic region from Neomonachus schauinslandi chromosome 2, ASM220157v2, whole genome shotgun sequence.
TTGCAATATAAGAAGGACCATGGCATCCTTTTGCTGCTTCCACCTGTGAGTAGAAATTAAGCAGattaagatgaaaacaaagaacTTCTGAGGAACAGTGGCTGTAGGTGTCGAAAGAGTAAGTCAGGAGGGACCGTTGCTAAGGTAACGTTATTTCAGTTGCCCCTGGAGTCTGGAAGATCGccatattttctgcttttgtttccagCTTGCAACAAAAATGTGTATGTGGGCCTGGACATGAAGGGCATGAACTATAATGGCTCGGTCGCCAGGAATGTTCAGGAATGCCAAGAGAGATGCACAAATGATGTGCACTGTCACTTTTTCACGTACGCAACAAGCCAGTTTCCAAGCGCAGAGCATCGGTGAGTGAGCCATAGGCTGAGCCCAAGGACAGTAAGTAGATCATTACGTTATCTGATGGAAAACAGAATTTCTCCTCAGCTTGATGCCAAAATTCATGTTTAGCCCCTAAACGACATTTCTATAATAAGTACAGTGCTGATAAGTTTTCTTCACGGAAAGTGCATTTAAAGCCCAACTTGGATGCATTTCCTTTATGGTAAGGAGTCTGTCTTTTACTGACactgttacattaaaaaaaatgcttaacccATCTCCTAgctaatttaaaaagtgatacatTTCTGAATTGGCAGTTTTGAGACAGTTACAATTGGTCTGACTGTGCCATTCCTGGCCTAAAGGATTatagaatcaaaaggaaaaaccTACTCTGACCTCTCTAAATAAAAGTTCCTGCCCCATACCGGATTTTGAAATATTCCAGAGATAAATGGGTAGGATATAAAAATGACCTGATCTCTAATGATGCATCTgtgttctcctttttaaaaaagtttagggAAAAATGGCACTgacttttatatttagaaatatttgtgaaGTTTTAGAGTTGTATAGTAAATTATACTTATCTAgaatcaaaaagagagagagagagaaataagttcAAATGACTAGTATTTGGATTTACCTTTGGGTTTTAACATTCCACTGTCCACATTCACAACAAGGACGTGAGTGCAAAGCAAATAAAGCAATAGagatttatttcaaaaacaccAATGATAAAACAGAACCTTCAAATTAATAAGCAAGCTTTCATGGTTTGTGTTTAGCTTAGTTCATACtacatctttttacattttttacatctAAGACTTAACACAACATGGACAGCAAGCCAGGAACTTGGGAGGTGCTGGGcattataaaaaagttaaaatgctaACATTGAGAAGGGCTTGAGAATTCACTACTTCCTACCTGCTACTCTTCAGACCACCATCCCTCCAAAGCTGGCATTtgagtaatgaaaaataaagttgacaCAATTCACAGGCCCACCAGGTCCTGGCAGAGCGAGGACTCAAGTCCAGCTGTCCAGCTCTCAGATCCATGCTTTCCAGAGCAGTCCTTTAGCTGTAATGCCCAGGCAGGGTCTAAATTGGAATTTCTTATCACCTTATGTTTTTTCCTACTTGTATTTAGAAGAgtaaaacatttttccatttttgtttttattcagtaACGTTTGTCTATTGAAGTACACCCAAATGGGGACACCAACCAGAATAACGAAGCTCAGTTCAGTGGTGTCTGGATTTTCATTGAAATCCTGTGCGCTTTCTAATCTGGGTAACTATTATTTACTTAGTGAGGTGGTTTAGCCATTAAATAGTAAGGGCTGATGATATGTCTGATGGGCCTAACTTAGGATCCCAATATGTGCTCACTGATGAAGTGGACCAAATGATCTTTTGCCTTCTTCATGTGAAAAAATTCATTGTGTCCTATATAATTAGAGCTATGTTTGAATTTAGAATAATCACTTCACGTTTCctagtttaaaagaaaattttaaagatcttgaaataaacaaacctttaaaaaattgttattaagactttatttctttagagaaattttaggtttgctgcaaaattgaggggaaaataTAGATGTCCCAtacacccctgcccccacacatgcgcAGATttcctcattatcaacatcccccaccagagtggtacattcgTTACAGTTGATTAACGTACACAGACACATCATAATCCCCTCAAGTCCACAGTTCACATTCtcattcactcttggtgttgtatattctatgggcgTAGACAAATGTATCATGACATTTGTCCAAtgtcattacagtatcatacagagaaTTTCCACCgccctaaaattcctctgtgctcAGCTTATTCATCCATCCCTCGCCCCCCAACCAACTTTTCATATGGCATTTACAAATACGATGACAGGTATTTTACTGGTTATGCTGGTGAACTGATTTCTTAAGCATGGTTTCTTCTGTTGTGCAGCTTGTATTAGGGATGTTTTCCGTAGTACAGTGTTTGCAGACAGTAACATCGACAGTGTCGTGGCCCCAGATGCCTTTGTCTGTCGCCGCATTTGTACTCACCATcccagttgtttgttttttaccttcttttctcAAGAATGGCCAAAGGAATCTGAAAGGTAAGGAGTTAAGATTaatgtgctattttttaaaacaactgttcaaaatccaTGGTTAACAATTCTGAGCTACTACACATTTGATCTAAATATCTGCATTGGGTAGATCAGAGTTGCAAAGAAGAATTCCtagcttctccctctttccattCCCCACTTAATGGCCACACATCCCATGTTAGCAAGGACTCTTGTTTTCTTTAGCTGGGGGAGGTCCCTGCCTTCAGCAAAGGGAGAGTTGCCTAGTTctgaacagaatgaagaaaatatggaTGACCATTAAAAGGCAACTTAGTTCAGTGCCCAGTTTGAGATCGTTGAACCTGGAGCAGAACAAGCTGGGAATTTCAGCGAAATGTCAAATCCGAAGTGAAGAGAAGTGGAAATGAAGGCCTACATTAATGGAATTGGGGGTAATTGTGGAGGGAGGTTTGAGAATTGAGATGCTGTTTCCCTACTGATGGGTATTAATACAGGAAACCATAATAAAGCATAGGAAATTTCTTTGGTCATTAAAGGGATATCTGTTGGGGTTGCTGCCTCTCATTaataagactaaaaaaaaaagccaaaaaaccttGAGATTAAGTCTGCTTCAAAATCTAGGTTCTCTATATTATCTGAATCAGAATTCTCAGAATCCTTGGTATTTTCTTGGCTTAGCTGCCCATGTGGGGAGTGTGTCCCCAGGAGCAATCCAGCCAGCGTAAGCCCTCAAGTTCACTGTCCATCAAGCAAGTCTGGTTTTCCATTGAGCAACTTTCAGAAGTACTCAGTCTGTCACATGACAATATATCTGTTgctttcatttactcaacaacataatgtaatttatttggtgcttactgtataccaggcactgttctaaacacaaCTGCTACCATTAGTGAACTCAATAGATAAAAACGCTGCCCTACTTGGACCAGAGTGGAAGTGATAGAGAAGTAATCAGATTGGGAGATATTGTCCATGTAGGGCCAATAAGATTTGCTGATGAATTTGACGTCAGCTCTGGAGGAAAGAAAGTCAGTGACAGCTCTGAGACTTTTGGCCCAGGAAACTGACAGGATGATAAAGCCGGTGATGGGGAGGCAGATTTCATGAGGAGCAGATTTCAAGAGAGAAGAGATGCCTAGTAGACATCCAGAGAGAAGTGTTGAATTGGCCATTGGAAAGAGAAATCTGGAACTAAGAAGAGAGGTTTATGTTCTAGATCTGTGTTCGGGTGTTACCAGAATACAGCTGGTGATTAAAGTGACTGAAACTGGGTGAGACCATCAAAGGAACGAATGCAGTCGGAGAAGAAAGGAGGTGCAAAGATTGAGCCTTGGGACATGATAAATGTCACAAATTAGAAAGATGGCTTTGTACTGTTGGATTAAtcactattctttttcttttttattccttttataaaattcctAATCAATACCTTTAAGAGAAGTAGCGTATTGGATCCTCGATACAGGGTGAGAGAGGAAGATGAATGCTACAAGCCAAgacttggctttttaaatttaaattgattaaaattaaatagaactatgtattcatttcttctgctgtATTAGCCACATTCCGAGTGCTCACTAGTGGCCATTGACTCAGATGGCACAGACATGGACTATTTCGATCATTGCAGAAaattctgttggacagcactgctctagaCTGTGATTTGCGGCTAATTAGGAGAAGTTACTTCCTTCCAGGAAGATGCAGTCTGTGTTGGCTTTCATTTATCCCTGTCTAAGCCAGGAATTAATCTGCCATCCAGAGTCATCCAGCTACTCTGGATGGcagatttctctgtagcatgaaaATTATGGAATCTTTGAGATGGGCTAGGAGCGTTGAAAGAATGCaggtaaagaaggaaaatactaGGAACACTGACAGTAGAACCAGCTCAGAAAATTTTTATGGAGGCAAGTGGCTTAGTTTTGAAGATTTGTCTACCACAAATCATGGGGTCTGACTCGGTGATTTATGAAGAGtatttgcaaaatgagaaaattttcacTGTTCAATACCAACATGAATCGCCTTTTATATGTgctataaaaaatagtttttttctttggtATGTCTTACATGATATATTTAcattacctcctttttttttgcGCTTAGAAACCTTTGTCTCCTGAAAACATCTGAAAGTGGATTACCAAGTACACGcattaagaagaacaaagctcTTTCTGGTTTTAGTCTGCAAAACTGCAGGCACAGCGTCCCAGGTAAACAGCAAAAGCGCTTTCTTCCGATCGAGCTTAGCAAACCCAAGGTTGACAAGCGCTAAGGTTTTGTGTCTCATATCTGATCTGTGGTTTGCTGCCTAGTGTTCTGTCACTCCTCCTTTTACCATGACACTGATTTCTTGGGAGAAGAATTGGACATTGTTGATGTGAAAGGGCATGAAGCCTGCCAGAAAATGTGTACCGATACCATCCGCTGCCAATTTTTTACCTATTCTCCATCTCCAGAATCTTGCAACGGAGGGAAGTAAGACCTATGACGTGTTACATAGATGCTCCTGTCCCATCTTTTTGAGGGGTGCCTTGTGCTTATACTACTTTATTTCCAACCTGCAGGGGTAAATGTTACTTAAAACTTTCTTCAAATGGATCGCCAACTAAAATACTTCATGGGAGAGGCGGTATTTCTGGATATACATTAAGGTTATGTAAAATGGATAACGGTGAGTTTAATGTtacctgaggaaaaaaatacatctgaagGAGTTGTTCTATACCAAATATATCATGATGGAGAGAGTCAATAATAGCCATAAAGGGGAGAAAATTAGTACAATAATGAACTTAGATgcaattttctgttatttttgctCCTGTCACCCAGGCTGACCATGTTTTAGAGGTAAATATTGGGCCTTAACTAAACTCTGCATTGCCTAGTATTAAATGAATATGTGTTTTAATTTAACACATTTATACAGCTGATATTTCATGGTGAGACTCAGGTTTAGCCAACACTTTGATGTTTGATTCTTGTTATGAGGGCCAATGATCTTATTATCCTTTAAAATTGAATATCAACCAGTATTTTGGTTAGTCAGATCATTCATTTTCTGTCCATTGGCCACTAGTTGACCTTTAGTTGAAACATAAATAGTTGTCATGTGtttgaaaaattatgtatttattcaagaaataaagTAGCTCCTTTTCAAGGGCCTTCATTCTTTCAGATTGCCTCCAAGTGTTCTGCATATCTGTGAGTATTGGCAAAAATTTACAGTAAAACCTTGTTTAGTTATAACAATGAGTGTGGTAGGGTAGAAAGGAAATTGTCCACATTAAAGAAGACctataataacataaaaattataatggaaatCAGATCAGCAGTGGCCAATTCCAGTGGCTAATTTCTGAGCATAGTAGCAAGGGCTGGTTCGTAGGCAAACAGAATGATCTAAGGGACAGAATCCCCAACAGGGAAGAATATACCACACTCCTCCCTAAATTACCCATTATGACTTCAGTACTTACTGATTTACATAAAACTGCATTTTAGACTTTTATTGCTTAATGCCCAATATTATAAAGCACTACAAATTTAAGATTCAACTGAGATTTAGTGAATAAAAAGAAGTGATGATTATACTTTGTAataattttcaaagtataaaaatcTTTTGTGTCAGAATCATTTCTCTCTGAGAAGGTGAGTAAATCCTTAACTTCTGAGAACTTGTTTCATAGCATATACAATATTGTGTCCAATGCTAATATCCTAACTAGGAAACCATGCCTTTCTGGAGTGTAGAGGGATCTGGTGGATTTCTTTGGATGGCCCAAGCTCCTTTAAAAAGCCAGCCAATGAAGTTGTATCTCAAAGATTCTCTGTTTTCCTCACAATACATTGACCTGAGACAGAAGGAACATTTATGATAATTCTGTCATCTTAGTTCTGCTAAGCACTAGAAGGGACACTTGGCACTTGGCAGATTTTGTTGGTGGTGATGTTGATATAGTTTCTAAAATGGGAATCAGCACTTACACCTTAAATTGCAGAATCCATTCCCCACCCTCCTTCTTTCATTATATTCTTCTCTGATGAATGTATGGATTCTGGTCTGTGAAGGCTACAGAATATATCACGTGGAAACTGATAGCTGAAGCAGAAAATACAAGGTAAAAGGAAATCTTATGACTTTTTAGGGCACCTTCTGAAACTAGATCATTAGATTTTCCTGCACTATACTAGATGAAATAATACCCTAATGGGAGGGGATATCTACCTGAGATATTTATCATGTCTTATACTGTCATTGGTCTTCATAACTTCTTGAAGATACAGAGCAATTgccatcaaaagaaatgtttCCTGACACAAAGTCTAACACTAAACACATATATCCAGCATTTTGTTTAAACTGAGAGACAAAAGAGAATGAACAAGACCTATTATTTATCCCtaagaaagttttttttgtttgtaacatATTTTAGTTACTGCTTACCTATTAATTGTCCTAAACTTTGCCTTTCCTTTCTTGTAAATCATAACAGCTTCCCTGTAATTCCAGAATCTAGtcaaaatcttcaaaattatttctctgaAGCTTATCTCACCCCATCTACTCTCAGGTGAGAACTCTTCTCTCAGCATCCCAGCCTATTTAAGCTTTCACAAGCACATCAAGCTTGTTCCTGCCTCCAAGTGTTACCAACTGGAGTTTTCTCTAAGACTCCTTTTCCTGACCTCTCCTTCTGTTTGAAGTCTGCCCCAGGATTATACATCCATTTTCTGGTTGAGGAAAGAAAGGCCTATAGAGGTTGTTTTACACCTACAAAACCAGAGAACGGACCATCTAGGACTTGGCTTTTGCTGATAGTGACTCTTTTGCTAATTTCACACTCCTCCTTTAGCTAAGGCCATGAAGCTTCCCTGATCCTCTGGGCCTTATTGTTCTGAGTGTGCTCTGGGAGTAGCATGTTGACATCACCGGGGAGCTTACTAGAAAGAGTTTCAGGTCTCGCCCCAGACTGAATCAgaatcagcatttaaaaaaaaaaacaaccgggtgataaaaataaagtaaaaataaaagtcaacccAGTGATCCATATCCACATTAAAATATGAGAATTACTCTAGAACACTGTTGTCTATGAGCGCCTCATCCCCGCTCTCCCTAGGTTActgggccagatttggccaaGGCTCCCATCAGGAGGGTGGGTGCTCATGTTTGGCATCCCAGGAAGTAGAAGTAGACTGGACTGTCCTGCCCAGGGTAGCTAagacaggaagaaacagaggGGTAAATCAGAATCAAAGTCCTTGGAAAGTATCAAGGGTTGAACCTAGAGAACCTCAAACTGTCAACAAGGCCAAAAGGCAGAAGCAGTTCACAAACAGAAGAGCAGCCCAGGTTTGGATGGAACCCAGCTGGAGCAGGAGAGACTGGGACCAAAGGTCAGCCTGAGGGGAAGATGATGGGGGGAATTGGATAGATGCTGTCAACTCAGTGGAAGGTGCTCACTTTTCTTTATAATAGTATTCTCAAACTTCAGCAGGGCTGATCGAAATTCAGATTACTAGGCTCCACTGTCCAAGTTTCTGATCTGTTAGGTCTGAGGGAAGCTCAAGAggttgcatttctaacaaattcccaggtgatgtggTAGGTCCAACGGCCACACTTGATAACTACTGCTTTGAAAGAACCATCAGGGTTATCATGTGAGGGAAGATAAGACTGCATGCAATACCGGATGAGACTTTCTTTGGGGGTATGTAATTACAAGGTGCCTTAGTCATTCCATTTTCCTGTGCATGCTTTGCTTGCCAGCTTGACTATAAAATTCAAGTCAGGGTCATTATAAAATATGGAATCGAGGGAAGGTTTTCTCCTCTTTGTGCCTGAAGGAACATAACTACTGATGGAAAAGGAAGATTTAGGAAGCTACTCATTGCAACCCTTCTGTTGCAGAGTGTACAACCAAAATCAAGCCCAGAATTGTTGGAGGAACAGCATCTGTTCCTGGTGAGTGGCCGTGGCAGATAACTTTGCATATCACGTCACCCACCCAGAGACACCTATGTGGAGGCTCCATCATTGGAAACCAGTGGATACTAACAGCTGCTCACTGTTTCGACGAGTCAGTACAATTCCTGTTTTTATTAGTCCCCAGGCTCACACATATATTAAATCTATCATTAGCATTTtagtaaatactttaaaaatgtaaattatccTATTTGCTAAATTAGATTtctagagtgaaaaaaaaaaggcaaaagggaAGAACCACTTATGGTCTACCAGCATCAGATTAGGTGCAGGAACATGATGGCATAGTATTTCACTTTCCCATTTAAATGCATACACATGCCCAGGAGTGTTCTTGCTATTTCCCACCAGTACATATCTTCTGTGCATTGTCTCGGGCCTTGGGTCCAGAACTAAACACAAGGAGAATTTCCCCTTCTCTAAAtctaatattctctctctcccccgcttcttcttccctgtctctcttctcttcccccctcctctctctctttctatctccctGTGTTTCCAAATACAGAAGGAAGAGTTCATTATAAATCCTCAAATTGAATTCTCTACTTAGGTCAATTTCAATATTGGCCAGACCTAAAATCTCCATCGGGAGAGTATATGTATCCCAGGGAATTTTAGTTGGCCAAACTTGCTCTTTGCACTTCAGTATTCTCTGAGTTTCCAGACATGgtattgtgtgtttgtttttgtttttcatcagtATGTAGCTAACTCACATTATAACTCACAGATATGTTTGAAGTCAATAgtctcctttactttttttttttttaaccatttccaTATGGGAAAATGTAGTACCAGAAAATCCAAGTGAATTTCTCAGGATCACAGGTAATAATGCTACCGTTGAGACTAGAACCTGGAACTCTTCATGAGAGGGAgatcaagaaagagaatgagagagagagagagagagagagagagagagaatgtgtgtgtgtgtgttgggtggaaAGAGCTTTCActcatttttctgtttaataTATACTAACCCAGAGCTTTTTACAGGAGGAATATGTGAGTGAAAAATCTTAGCATGAAATCACTCCTTTCCCTCAAAAAGCCCACCACCTGTAGAAAACATTAGTAATATGTAGGTAATTAGCAATATAGCTCCAATGTTTGGGAATTATTCGGTAATGggaatttcttttcctcctattGTTTATTCCTTAGGGTAGAGTCACCTAAAATCTTGCGTGTCTATAGTGGTATTTTAAACCAATCAGAAGTTAAAAAGGACACATCTTTCTTTGGGGTTCAAGAAATAATAATTCATGATCAATATGAAGTGGCAGAAAACGGGTATGATATTGCCTTGTTGAAACTAGAAACTGCAATAAATTACACAGGTATGTTGGAATTTTAAATGGGAAGTTATCAACAATGATTACCCAGATGTAACGTTTAACACCTCCAGATTCATGGCCTGACCCCAGCAATCGCAAGGTGGTGTGATCATGAAAGAGAGAGGGTCTGCAAAGCTAATCTTTTAGTCTGTTAAGACTGGCACTCTTTcctgattattaaaaaaataaaaaataaaaaaaataaatcttactgtGGGGTGTGGGTGAAGAGCTCAGTTTTCTGCAGGCTTTCTCAGATGCACCAAATGACATAACTCTATAATATACTGGAATATTAAAGATGATTTATATCTCTCTTTTAGGGGCTACAGAATTTCAGGTCAGAACAAGTAAGCAATTTCTACAGGGTCACAGACCTAGTTAGAGAGATAGAGCTCATGGGGAGGCCTGTGCCTTGATTCCCCCTTATTCCCTCACCCATCTAGGTCTGAGGGAAGCTCAAGAggttgcatttctaacaaattcccaggtgatgtgATAGGTCCAAGGGTGAGGATAGGTCCCTCACCCATCTAGGTCTGAGGGAAGCTCAAGAggttgcatttctaacaaattcccaggtgatgtaATAGTTCCACACACTAGAGTATGTGATGGATAATGCTGAATATGAGGAATGAAAATGAATGGCAATGAGGCAAAATCCAAATATAATAAATAGAGAACACACTACATAATATAAAGCAAAAGAAGAGAGTCTCTCCTGGGAGAGAAGGTATATTTTGATTCTGATGACTAacctatgatttttaaaatttagatgctCAGAAACCCATATGTCTACCTTCCAAAGGAGatagaaatgtaatatatacTGATTGCTGGGTGACTGGATGGGGGTACAGAAAGTTAAGAGGTAAGAAATGATGTTTCTCAGTGTGCTCCATCCTAAAGGTAAAGAACATAGCTCAGTTTTACCCTTTTCTGCTGTATCAAGGCATACAGCTAAAATACGAGTAAAATAATCACATCCTTCAACTACAGAAAGcatgttaataaaaatgaaaaggcggggcacctgggtggctcagtcagttaagggtctgcctttggctcaggtcatggtcccagggtcctgggatcgagccctgcatcgggctccctgctcagtggagagtctgcttcttcctctccctctgcttgctgcttcccctgcttgtgctctctctctctctctctcaaataaataaataaatctttaaaaaaaatgaaaaggcaaaattacCCAAGTGAGGAGGATCCCACATCTGTTTgattggaaattttaaatatgacaaCCTCTTTAAagactaattatttttaatgaagtttaatGTGAAACTTAGCACTTTCCATGAAATATCCTGGCCTGTTATCCAGTTATTTTCTCTGGGCAGTAATTCCAGTTAGAGGCATACTTAGTTTTGAACTTAATGTTAACAAACAATCTCTTCTCTATACTTTgtaattataaaagttttatgaGGTAAACCTaatattttttctagatttttatataagtatgatttt
It encodes:
- the F11 gene encoding coagulation factor XI isoform X1, with protein sequence MILLYQVVHFILFASVSGDCVTELLTDTYFQGGDITTVFTPSARHCQVICTYHPRCLLFTFMAESSSQDPTKWFTCILKDSVTETLPRVNMTGAISGYSFKQCSHQITCNKNVYVGLDMKGMNYNGSVARNVQECQERCTNDVHCHFFTYATSQFPSAEHRNVCLLKYTQMGTPTRITKLSSVVSGFSLKSCALSNLACIRDVFRSTVFADSNIDSVVAPDAFVCRRICTHHPSCLFFTFFSQEWPKESERNLCLLKTSESGLPSTRIKKNKALSGFSLQNCRHSVPVFCHSSFYHDTDFLGEELDIVDVKGHEACQKMCTDTIRCQFFTYSPSPESCNGGKGKCYLKLSSNGSPTKILHGRGGISGYTLRLCKMDNECTTKIKPRIVGGTASVPGEWPWQITLHITSPTQRHLCGGSIIGNQWILTAAHCFDEVESPKILRVYSGILNQSEVKKDTSFFGVQEIIIHDQYEVAENGYDIALLKLETAINYTDAQKPICLPSKGDRNVIYTDCWVTGWGYRKLRGKIQNTLQKANIPLVTTEECQIRYRRHKITNKMICAGYKEGGKDACKGDSGGPLSCKYNEVWHLVGITSWGEGCGQRERPGVYTNVVKYVDWILEKTQAV
- the F11 gene encoding coagulation factor XI isoform X2; translated protein: MILLYQVVHFILFASVSGDCVTELLTDTYFQGGDITTVFTPSARHCQVICTYHPRCLLFTFMAESSSQDPTKWFTCILKDSVTETLPRVNMTGAISGYSFKQCSHQISACNKNVYVGLDMKGMNYNGSVARNVQECQERCTNDVHCHFFTYATSQFPSAEHRNVCLLKYTQMGTPTRITKLSSVVSGFSLKSCALSNLACIRDVFRSTVFADSNIDSVVAPDAFVCRRICTHHPSCLFFTFFSQEWPKESERNLCLLKTSESGLPSTRIKKNKALSGFSLQNCRHSVPVFCHSSFYHDTDFLGEELDIVDVKGHEACQKMCTDTIRCQFFTYSPSPESCNGGKGKCYLKLSSNGSPTKILHGRGGISGYTLRLCKMDNECTTKIKPRIVGGTASVPGEWPWQITLHITSPTQRHLCGGSIIGNQWILTAAHCFDEVESPKILRVYSGILNQSEVKKDTSFFGVQEIIIHDQYEVAENGYDIALLKLETAINYTDAQKPICLPSKGDRNVIYTDCWVTGWGYRKLRGKIQNTLQKANIPLVTTEECQIRYRRHKITNKMICAGYKEGGKDACKGDSGGPLSCKYNEVWHLVGITSWGEGCGQRERPGVYTNVVKYVDWILEKTQAV